TGTTATCTTGGCGGATTTCCTGTAATCTCGGGTCTATTCAACTACTGTCTTCTTGAATTGACAGGGACACAGAGCAAGGCCCATAGAGTATTTCAGGGCGGATTATCAGTGTGGATGTATTGTCAGTTATAGGAGTTAACACATTTTAGAAACATACAAACAATGCCTGCATCAATAAAAGACTTGGaattaaaataacagtgttaaacagtcAAACCATGGCATACCATTTAAAACAAATCCCAAGATAAGACCTAAAAGGTCAACATGGTTACCCAAAGAAAACCTTGGGCTAAAATGGAAGACAATAAAAATAGGTTCAGCATCCAATAAGGATTAAGCTTTGACAGGTTTGACAGTTTTATTTCCTCTTtcttatcttaaaatatattccacCAATATGGTGGGGAAAAACATGCAGAGAACATGCATTGTTAGTGATTCAGGTCATATTGACTATTAAACCCTGCAGTTTAGACACATCTGTTGTATCATTTCTGGTTtccatgaaataatttttttacagaagTTTATGAAAGGAGACAGAATCAAATGTCAGTGTTGTCCTCTTTGGAATACTCTTCCACCAGCTGTTGGTCATGGTCCGATCCTTCTGTGGTGAATACAGAGGTCTCTGATTCCGTGACCTGTCCCTTTTTGAAATCTGTCTCATAAGCAGTTGAGAACTTAGCTATAAAGACATTATCATTATCCTCCAAGTTGTTGATTAGCAAATTCTCTTCATCAATGAAGGTAATGTTGGGATTGGGAAACATGAGGGTTTGGTAACTTTTGGAGTCCCATGTGATCCGGCCATCGTTGCAGCCTCTAGGTTCAAGACCTTTATGGTTCTCTTCTGCCTCCTTGTCCAACTGATTCTCATACATCCTTAAACAGTCTAGGTCGGTGTCTTTTTCTCCTTCCCCATGCATTTCATTCATGAGACGACGTTCATCTTGGTAGCCCCTTGGAAGGTAGCTCTTGGATTTTGAGAGAGCTACAGTAACTCTGTCACTGAAGCTATAGTGGCGCTTCTGTCGAGGTGAACGGTCTAGACTGAGAATGGAATTTCCATTAATGCAAAGACTATCACTGCAGCTCTTTGAGCGGTTTATCATTTTATTCTTGCTGCCGGTGATAAAGTTGACATGTTGACCTTCTCCTTCCTTCTCGGTACCTATCTGCTTGATTAAGTCATTATAACATTCTTTTCTCTTGGACAagaagctaaatatgttggcatCATTAGGAGTTGGTGGCAGATGTAGGGTCTTGTGACTTTCCTTGATGCGCTGCAACTCATCCAGAGAAAGTTTGCGCCTTTTACGGCGCTTCTTTAGAGCCTTGTGAGCCTCCACAACCATGCGCACCTTCCAGTTGAAAAACAAAGAGAGCCATGCCAGACCAAGATAAATCCACACCTCTACAAAGTACCTATACAGAGTAGGGTAGTCAGCACTGGGGTCAacacctaaaataaaaaaaataaaaaatacacagataCAAAGAAAATAGTttacaaatgtatatttaaaatatacatttgacaTTTATGATTAACTCTACCATCCCTATATGCCTTTCTCATAAACTCAAAAAGACTCCTCTCTACATTTCACTAAAACAACTTAGACTGAATTTCCCAAAAGTAACTAGAACAGGGGTCGGTAACCTTTttgataggggtgctccgatcacgatcggctgatcgttatgcgcatcttgtcagtaaagccggttctctaatcagcggttaattccatcaggtgcgtgatttcacatagagcagttgttactacacagagccattgttaactgagaagatgcgcaaatccacgttaattttcagcgtttattggcgcatcttctcagttaacaacggctctgtgtagtaacagctctatgtgaaatcacgcacctgatggaattaaccgctgattagagaaccggctttactgacgagatgcgcattaacgatcggccgatcgtgatcggagcacccctactttTTGACATGatgtgccatttttttttttctggtaaacCACTTTACCAACATACTCTCTCAACATGGCCATATTAGAGAATAtttcttttgtaaaatgtattgtaaatagtagactaataagaaatgttttgcagcatcttacctcgctctctttaacgttaaactgacacTTTGCGCTTCTTTGAACAGTAAACCCTGCCTACTTTAATTTGATTGACCATCTCAGTCATTCTGACATTGACGAGCGCTGTTAGACCGCTAAGCCCAGAGCCATAGAGCGAGAGAGTGAAGATTTACTGGATGTTGTTTATTCTCTTCATGCAGTTTCATCAAGTGTTGTGTAATTAAggcttttaaacattatttttttggtGGTGGGGAGTTATTTAATAGACTTGGATTTAATACAAAGGATGCTGATAGATCTAAGTgagaattaaaagtttaaaataggTGAGCTGTTGTCATTTCAGAATCATGCTAGGCTAAATttccaaaaatgtattatatccCATTACTATATTATAGAAGTAATCACagtacacctatacataataactGTATTTTATACTTAAATGTCTTAATCCATACACACAacgaaaacataaataaattcagaaattaagttatgtGTAACACAATGGAATGACACAGGAAAAAGATATTGAActactgaaatgtatttaatacttAGTACTTCAAGATGCCTCCTGTATGGAGAAACTAGACGCATACATTGCTCAAGTGTGATTTTTGCCTATTCTTCTACAGAGTCTTCAAATCTTGAAGGTCCTGTGGGCCTTTTCATAAACTCTAGTTCTAGTTAGTtattttctattggattcaagTCAGTTGACTGGCTAGGTCATTCtagcagatttatttatttattattattattattctgaaagCAATTGGGagttttcttttagttttctttagtttgtcttgctgaaatgtccacccttgtttcatcttcatcatcctggtaCTGTAGGTGATGGGACTGAACCAGTTATTAATTCCCATAGGGGCAGGATAGCTTTCTAATTACTGATGGATTTATGTTGGTGTGTTGGCTTTTCATGCCTTTTTACACCTCCCTTTCTTCATGTGTTAAATACTTTTTTCATCATTCCATTCTATTACACATAACTTAATTTCCGAActtatctgttttgttttctgtatgAATTACTTGGGTTGTTACTGACATTTGGTGAAAATTTCAAGTCAACAGcacatttagaaatatatttactgagaaaaatggttaAGTGTttgtaaggatgaaagaacctgagatactttgatctcctgagaaacagacaatacaaacatacacaggcatcttcgagacaccccacagagtggaggtGTAGGAGACCTCCTTCCCTTctggccatttgtttcattttaaatcccttcacccatGCTTCCTTCTACTTAATCATGtaaaatgattacatgaaaatgtcaatgcaagtgaactaacagtcatgtctgatatcatttgaaatgtctcagtgcaactggtacaatggtctcaatcttacaaaagtagattaaaagattatacagatcctaagagttaagagatattttgCCTACTGTAATAGGAGTGCCCCTTCccagggtcctccatgtaaattaccccCTGTTCCCATTGAGTTGTAAAATCACCCAGGCTTGGGACCAGtctccatctcgggggatgtttgtcttggtctgaggtatttaaacaattgcagcaaaaggatcagggcgatttctgtagccagaaagcccgtagtgtgttgtgtgtctcgtcacttcatactatgtattttctaaggtcaggtatgcttattttacttttagattcatctttgagaatttgatgtttggTACTGATATGATTTGATATGTTtgaattggatatgtaattggcagaacaCATATTTACCtgataaattgttacatttgattttattctgttttactctgtaattattgactctagtagattacgttgAATCCTTGTCAGCGACATGAGCACCTGAATGAATGAGCTGATATAAAATAAAGAgtttaactagaataatcaaatgtcagaacaATAGATctactaattagaaacagacgtacaaccaatttgccttttcaacctaaattcgaggtcaaactaaaatggagtcagattagaattggatttaaattgaataactctacgtgctgaaagaccgaacacgcaggaaaccttcatccagcaccggataccttcctgggccaagtgcctggaccttacatgttcaatacttatttttcctgctgtataattatatttacatagAGAGGCTTAAATCTGGTTTCTTTCATCTCAGTCTTCTCTCGGAAGAGAAGAcactgctgaataaagtcgtagtttttgctatttttggaccaaaatgtattttcgatgcttcaaaatattctaatggaccctctgatgtcacattgactactttgatgatgtttttcttacctttctggacatggacagtataccgtacacacagtttcaatggagggactgagagctctcagactaaatctaaaatatcttaaactgtgttccgaagataaatggaggtcttactggtttggaacgacatgagggtgagttattaataacataattatgatttttgggtgaactatccctttaagtctttaAACACCTTAGCTCCCTCATATTTATCTGAACTGCTTTCCTTACATAACCCCTATCGAGCACTTACATCTAATAATCTTAGATTGCTCACTGTTTCTAGagttaaatgaaagaaaatgggTAAAAATGTATTCTCTGTTTTAGGCCCTAAACTTTGGAATAGCCTACCAGTTCATGTTAGATCTGCTGCTACTTTACAGGTTTTTAAATCTTTACTCAAAGCACATTACTTCTCCATTACTTTCAATGTCCC
The sequence above is drawn from the Carassius carassius chromosome 31, fCarCar2.1, whole genome shotgun sequence genome and encodes:
- the LOC132111807 gene encoding potassium channel subfamily K member 5-like codes for the protein MVDKGPLLTSAIIFYLSIGAAIFQVIEEPNWETAVKNYKEEKEKILKQFPCLTKVDLDRVLKVVSDAAGQGITITGDKTFNNWNWPNAVIFAATVITTIGYGNIAPKTPSGRVFCIFYGLFGVPLCFTWISELGKFFGGRAKHLGQYLTKKGVTLRRTQFTCTAVFLLWGVLVHLVIPPFVFMSQEGWTYIEGLYFSFVTLTTIGFGDLVAGVDPSADYPTLYRYFVEVWIYLGLAWLSLFFNWKVRMVVEAHKALKKRRKRRKLSLDELQRIKESHKTLHLPPTPNDANIFSFLSKRKECYNDLIKQIGTEKEGEGQHVNFITGSKNKMINRSKSCSDSLCINGNSILSLDRSPRQKRHYSFSDRVTVALSKSKSYLPRGYQDERRLMNEMHGEGEKDTDLDCLRMYENQLDKEAEENHKGLEPRGCNDGRITWDSKSYQTLMFPNPNITFIDEENLLINNLEDNDNVFIAKFSTAYETDFKKGQVTESETSVFTTEGSDHDQQLVEEYSKEDNTDI